In the genome of Patescibacteria group bacterium, one region contains:
- a CDS encoding ribosome-binding factor A, translated as MASEFRTQKVEETLMHLAAEFLQRESNRISLITVTGIKLADRYTKAVILLSVLPDHKAPEALDFVRRKRSEFKEYIKKHSKLQRLPLVDFEIDYGEKNRQRIEEISNQ; from the coding sequence ATGGCCTCAGAATTTCGAACACAAAAAGTTGAAGAAACCCTTATGCATCTTGCTGCAGAATTTTTGCAGCGAGAATCAAATAGAATTTCTCTTATTACAGTTACCGGTATAAAACTTGCTGATAGATACACAAAAGCTGTTATACTGTTGAGTGTACTCCCCGACCATAAGGCTCCAGAGGCGCTTGACTTTGTACGTCGAAAAAGGTCAGAATTCAAGGAGTACATCAAGAAGCATAGTAAATTGCAGCGGCTTCCGTTGGTGGATTTCGAAATCGATTATGGTGAAAAGAATCGACAGCGTATTGAAGAGATAAGTAATCAGTAG
- a CDS encoding DCC1-like thiol-disulfide oxidoreductase family protein, which produces MTSLKKKPIIAFDGTCPMCTVVVDTIDSSSQVKSFEKQDTNSGPEILYTDISGNTYRGSHAILKILAHYPRFKWVAQIGSLPIIRNILSIGYKLVAHNRHFIFGPTSTLFWVKNSIAVATIIGLLGSIYLWIGERTFPYLPVVKNTSLSYPFDVLLFIIILISLLVSLFSAYPKKYLLISGAGIIIFALFDQARWHPWVYQYVWMIGILALFSWKHSDTENHNSIIKICQLIIGSIYIWSGIQKINPSFILEVFPWLVQPITQFLPNSIYPVILLSSVFTPFIELGIGLALLSKKFRKIGIIGAISMHLLILTTLGPLGHGVNAIIWPWNIVMIVLVLILFSKSTYSFRDILLPKKGVAHKVSLVTFLIIPFFSFIGIWDSYLSFALYSGNAPQAHLYVSDAVKPLLPSIIQANTVALEKNGMNEISIYKWSMQELNVPQYPEERIYRNVAKYVCLFATKPSDVQLSLVSKRNIFTGERTTKEIECSSMFVTPLSSNEYIDFKNKLLGILATSSPREAMSTLLLDSKTNPEIARSCHSFAHAIGHGAYLKYKDFSEALVYLNEACNSGYIHGVIEEYFIQTEDDDAGIEGIKKVCGSYPQGTFKSWQCYHGTGHGFMFYTENDLPKSLEFCSTFSSNFAEENCMNGVLMENFNTTDKMHPSLFIKPDSYYPCDTSLIADGIKDDCYAYAPSWFLSQHPNDYSLALQWCQTVDTKYRGSCYFGVGNQAAKDLVNNPKEVENICNGAPILYKQSCIIGMSQMQVLYHASPTTAREVCSILEIKNQNYCYKTVESTEYLFK; this is translated from the coding sequence ATGACTTCATTAAAGAAGAAGCCAATTATTGCATTTGATGGAACATGTCCAATGTGTACTGTTGTAGTGGACACCATCGATTCTTCTTCTCAAGTTAAAAGTTTCGAAAAGCAAGATACGAATTCTGGTCCAGAAATCTTATATACAGATATATCTGGGAATACATATAGAGGATCACATGCTATTTTAAAAATACTTGCCCACTATCCTCGTTTTAAATGGGTTGCACAGATCGGCTCTCTTCCAATCATTAGAAATATTCTTTCTATTGGATATAAACTCGTTGCTCACAATAGACATTTCATCTTTGGTCCTACGAGCACTTTGTTTTGGGTAAAGAATAGCATTGCAGTTGCGACAATCATTGGCCTTTTAGGATCTATTTACCTCTGGATTGGAGAGCGCACATTCCCCTACTTGCCTGTCGTTAAAAATACGTCATTATCGTACCCATTTGATGTACTCTTATTTATAATAATTTTGATATCACTTTTGGTAAGTCTATTTAGCGCATACCCCAAAAAATATCTACTTATTAGCGGTGCTGGAATTATCATCTTTGCATTATTTGATCAGGCACGATGGCATCCTTGGGTATATCAGTACGTATGGATGATTGGAATTCTTGCACTCTTTTCTTGGAAACATTCAGATACAGAAAATCACAATAGTATTATAAAAATATGCCAACTAATAATTGGTAGTATCTATATATGGAGTGGAATTCAAAAAATAAATCCAAGTTTTATTCTTGAAGTATTCCCGTGGCTAGTACAACCAATTACTCAATTTTTACCAAATAGCATTTATCCAGTTATTTTACTTTCATCGGTATTCACACCATTTATTGAACTTGGAATTGGTCTTGCATTACTTTCAAAGAAGTTTAGAAAAATCGGAATAATTGGAGCTATTAGCATGCATCTATTGATTCTTACAACTCTAGGTCCATTAGGACATGGTGTAAATGCTATTATCTGGCCCTGGAATATTGTAATGATTGTGCTTGTACTCATACTCTTTTCAAAAAGCACATATTCATTTAGAGATATTTTACTTCCAAAAAAAGGTGTAGCTCACAAAGTGTCGCTTGTAACATTCTTAATAATTCCTTTCTTTAGCTTTATTGGTATTTGGGATTCATATCTTTCATTTGCCTTATACTCAGGCAATGCACCTCAGGCACATTTATATGTTTCGGATGCTGTAAAACCATTATTGCCATCGATTATTCAGGCAAATACAGTTGCACTTGAAAAAAATGGAATGAACGAGATAAGCATCTACAAATGGTCTATGCAAGAACTCAATGTTCCTCAGTATCCTGAAGAGCGAATATATAGGAATGTAGCAAAGTATGTATGTTTGTTTGCCACAAAACCTTCAGATGTTCAGCTTTCTCTTGTAAGTAAGCGTAATATTTTTACTGGAGAGCGTACTACTAAAGAAATCGAATGTAGTTCAATGTTTGTTACTCCTCTTTCTTCAAATGAATATATTGATTTTAAAAACAAGCTACTAGGTATTTTAGCTACATCCTCACCTCGTGAAGCTATGTCTACATTGTTACTTGATTCAAAGACAAATCCCGAAATTGCGCGAAGCTGTCATTCATTTGCACATGCTATTGGTCATGGAGCATACCTAAAATATAAAGATTTTTCTGAAGCATTAGTCTATCTCAATGAAGCATGTAATTCTGGCTATATTCATGGAGTTATAGAAGAATATTTTATTCAAACCGAAGATGATGATGCCGGAATAGAAGGGATTAAAAAAGTCTGTGGATCATATCCTCAAGGTACGTTTAAAAGCTGGCAATGCTATCACGGCACAGGTCATGGCTTTATGTTTTATACAGAAAACGATTTACCTAAATCGTTAGAATTTTGTTCTACGTTTAGTTCAAACTTTGCAGAAGAAAACTGTATGAATGGAGTACTTATGGAAAACTTTAATACAACAGATAAAATGCATCCTTCTCTCTTTATTAAACCTGATAGCTATTATCCATGTGATACATCTCTCATAGCTGATGGCATAAAAGATGATTGTTATGCGTATGCACCTTCATGGTTCCTATCTCAACATCCTAATGATTATTCTTTAGCATTACAGTGGTGTCAGACTGTAGATACTAAATATCGCGGCTCTTGTTATTTTGGTGTTGGAAATCAAGCTGCAAAAGATCTCGTTAATAATCCAAAAGAAGTAGAGAATATTTGTAATGGTGCGCCTATTCTCTACAAACAATCATGTATTATAGGAATGTCACAAATGCAGGTGCTTTACCATGCATCTCCCACAACAGCGCGTGAAGTGTGTTCTATACTCGAGATAAAAAACCAAAACTATTGTTATAAAACAGTTGAAAGCACTGAGTACTTATTTAAATAA
- the infB gene encoding translation initiation factor IF-2, translated as MAEKTTLIERPPVIAIMGHVDHGKSTLLDYIRKTNIVEGEAGGITQRISAYEVMHKGADGKEHAITFLDTPGHEAFTAIRSRGAKVADIAILVVSAEDGVKPQTIEAHKIIVAAGIPFIVAINKIDKEGADIDKTKVSLAEAGVYVEGFGGDISFVPISAKTGQGVSDLLDMVLLQAELEALQGDRSVPAEGIIIEANLDKRKGISATIIIKNGTLKTGQFVLADTAIVPVRMVENFLGKPIKEATFSNPIRLIGWSELPKVGTSIFSVSSKKEADQLILDRKNGKAPLKNTPVKETDEAVIPIVLKANEAGGLEALEHEIKKVKNDRVRIKIISSGVGDITENDVKLASGRENTIVLGFNLKVDAQAKSLAEKTGVVIQTFDIIYKLSEWLENAINERTPRMNVEEATGTAKVIRLFSKTKDKQVLGGKVEKGVIMLNAEVKILRRDFEVGRGRVRELQHLKNKATEVPEGKEFGALVESKIEIAPGDRLEAFNVVQK; from the coding sequence ATGGCAGAAAAAACAACTCTCATTGAACGTCCTCCGGTAATTGCCATCATGGGCCATGTTGACCACGGGAAATCAACGTTGCTCGACTATATCCGAAAGACTAATATTGTAGAAGGTGAAGCGGGTGGAATTACCCAGCGTATTTCTGCATATGAAGTAATGCACAAAGGTGCAGATGGTAAAGAGCATGCTATTACATTTCTTGATACTCCTGGTCACGAAGCGTTCACCGCTATTCGATCACGAGGCGCAAAAGTAGCAGACATTGCTATTCTTGTTGTGTCTGCTGAAGACGGAGTGAAGCCTCAAACTATTGAAGCTCACAAAATTATCGTTGCTGCAGGAATCCCATTTATTGTTGCTATTAATAAGATTGATAAAGAAGGTGCAGACATTGATAAAACTAAAGTAAGTCTTGCTGAAGCAGGAGTATACGTAGAAGGATTTGGTGGAGATATTTCTTTTGTACCTATTTCTGCAAAGACTGGTCAGGGCGTTTCTGATCTTTTGGATATGGTACTTCTCCAAGCTGAACTTGAGGCTCTTCAGGGTGATCGATCTGTTCCTGCTGAAGGAATTATTATCGAAGCAAACCTTGATAAGCGAAAAGGAATCTCAGCTACAATCATAATCAAGAACGGAACACTCAAGACCGGACAGTTTGTCCTTGCTGATACTGCTATTGTTCCTGTACGAATGGTAGAAAACTTTTTGGGTAAGCCTATAAAAGAAGCAACCTTCTCAAATCCCATTCGACTCATTGGATGGAGTGAACTTCCAAAAGTTGGAACCTCAATCTTTTCTGTGAGTTCAAAGAAAGAAGCAGATCAACTTATTCTTGATCGAAAAAATGGTAAAGCTCCATTAAAGAACACTCCTGTTAAAGAAACAGATGAAGCAGTTATCCCTATTGTACTCAAGGCTAATGAAGCTGGAGGTCTTGAAGCTCTTGAACATGAAATCAAAAAAGTAAAAAACGACCGGGTGCGAATTAAGATAATTTCTAGTGGGGTTGGAGATATTACAGAAAACGATGTGAAGCTTGCTAGTGGCCGTGAAAACACTATTGTTCTTGGATTTAATCTTAAAGTAGATGCACAAGCAAAGTCTTTAGCTGAGAAAACAGGAGTTGTTATTCAGACATTTGATATTATATACAAGCTTTCTGAATGGCTTGAAAATGCAATCAATGAACGAACTCCACGAATGAATGTAGAAGAAGCTACAGGAACTGCAAAAGTTATTCGTCTTTTTAGTAAGACTAAGGATAAACAGGTGCTTGGAGGTAAAGTAGAAAAAGGAGTAATTATGTTGAATGCCGAAGTTAAAATCTTACGACGTGATTTTGAAGTTGGCCGTGGACGAGTACGAGAACTTCAGCATCTTAAAAACAAAGCGACAGAAGTACCAGAAGGAAAAGAATTTGGCGCACTCGTTGAATCAAAGATTGAAATCGCTCCTGGCGATCGTCTTGAAGCATTTAATGTTGTTCAAAAATAA
- a CDS encoding phosphatase PAP2 family protein has product MWLRKFPLELYCIVVPAVLFLLFIFFDGSKNTVPLSGDLIVLLSVFIASIACYVVLKSLWLVAHKHSYNVVVKLVVSGIVLVGIVSLELVTLALSTLYLFAHQSVERVTEISNWYMMLDKKIFGVYPAFFIHSISYPVFLEMLIVYSYHAAFLLLLGVLVFAFCMNKKVFRILILSIFISHVLGYACWALWPSIAPSEMYRLNILNAPISSDIQASVENMKLSENLTQEIDKIDSFWIDPAGKLLSVSTNPSMHIVWAILVLYAAMSLWRPSGYILVPWFILNMLGTLFTIQHYGIDIIAGLVLGVATVYIVQKLLRYEERIKPYNYLYIADELKQDIKNIYNYILFK; this is encoded by the coding sequence ATGTGGTTACGTAAGTTTCCCTTAGAACTATACTGTATTGTTGTGCCCGCAGTTCTTTTCTTACTGTTTATATTTTTTGATGGATCAAAAAACACGGTACCGTTGTCGGGCGATCTCATTGTATTACTCTCTGTATTTATTGCGAGTATTGCCTGCTATGTAGTTTTAAAATCTTTATGGCTTGTGGCGCATAAACATTCTTATAATGTTGTTGTGAAGCTAGTTGTGAGTGGCATCGTTCTTGTAGGTATTGTGTCTTTAGAACTAGTGACTTTAGCACTATCAACTCTTTATTTATTTGCTCATCAATCTGTTGAAAGAGTTACAGAAATAAGTAACTGGTACATGATGCTTGATAAAAAGATATTTGGAGTATACCCAGCTTTTTTTATTCACTCTATATCATATCCAGTATTCTTAGAGATGCTTATAGTGTATTCATATCATGCTGCATTTTTGTTGCTCTTAGGAGTTCTTGTATTTGCATTCTGCATGAATAAGAAAGTATTTAGAATACTTATCTTAAGTATTTTTATTTCACATGTACTTGGGTATGCATGCTGGGCATTATGGCCATCTATCGCTCCAAGTGAAATGTATAGATTAAATATTTTGAATGCGCCAATAAGTTCTGACATTCAGGCTTCAGTAGAAAATATGAAGCTGTCAGAGAACCTCACACAAGAAATAGACAAGATAGACAGTTTTTGGATTGATCCAGCTGGAAAATTGCTAAGTGTAAGCACAAATCCAAGCATGCACATTGTATGGGCAATACTCGTTTTATATGCAGCTATGAGCCTTTGGAGGCCTTCAGGATATATTCTAGTGCCTTGGTTTATCTTAAATATGCTAGGGACACTATTTACGATTCAACACTATGGCATCGATATTATTGCTGGGCTCGTATTAGGAGTTGCGACAGTTTATATTGTGCAGAAATTACTTAGATATGAAGAGAGAATTAAACCTTATAATTATCTGTATATTGCAGATGAGCTCAAGCAAGATATAAAAAATATATATAACTATATTTTATTTAAATAA